Proteins encoded in a region of the Homo sapiens chromosome 9, GRCh38.p14 Primary Assembly genome:
- the IFNA13 gene encoding interferon alpha-13 precursor, with protein sequence MMASPFALLMALVVLSCKSSCSLGCDLPETHSLDNRRTLMLLAQMSRISPSSCLMDRHDFGFPQEEFDGNQFQKAPAISVLHELIQQIFNLFTTKDSSAAWDEDLLDKFCTELYQQLNDLEACVMQEERVGETPLMNADSILAVKKYFRRITLYLTEKKYSPCAWEVVRAEIMRSLSLSTNLQERLRRKE encoded by the coding sequence ATGATGGCCTCGCCCTTTGCTTTACTGATGGCCCTGGTGGTGCTCAGCTGCAAGTCAAGCTGCTCTCTGGGCTGTGATCTCCCTGAGACCCACAGCCTGGATAACAGGAGGACCTTGATGCTCCTGGCACAAATGAGCAGaatctctccttcctcctgtctGATGGACAGACATGACTTTGGATTTCCCCAGGAGGAGTTTGATGGCAACCAGTTCCAGAAGGCTCCAGCCATCTCTGTCCTCCATGAGCTGATCCAGCAGATCTTCAACCTCTTTACCACAAAAGATTCATCTGCTGCTTGGGATGAGGACCTCCTAGACAAATTCTGCACCGAACTCTACCAGCAGCTGAATGACTTGGAAGCCTGTGTGATGCAGGAGGAGAGGGTGGGAGAAACTCCCCTGATGAATGCGGACTCCATCTTGGCTGTGAAGAAATACTTCCGAAGAATCACTCTCTATCTGACAGAGAAGAAATACAGcccttgtgcctgggaggttgtCAGAGCAGAAATCATGAGATCCCTCTCTTTATCAACAAACTTGCAAGAAAGATTAAGGAGGAAGGAATAA